The following are encoded in a window of Hyphomicrobiales bacterium genomic DNA:
- a CDS encoding benzoate-CoA ligase family protein, which yields MSEASYNATVDFIDRHVGEGRGDKTAVIDDAGEYSYAQLAERANRGANLATGLGLDREARVALLMLDAVDWLALFWGSIKAGIIPVCLNTLLTTEQYRYILQDCRAKALFVSAALLPKVEPILDELPALEHIVVHGGDAGGHLALDALMGDAAADFEAVATDPDETAFWLYSSGSTGMPKGTMHRQTSMRYTADTYGTQVLGIRTGDTVFSAAKLFFAYGLGNSMTFPLSVGATLVLMAERPTPAAVMNVLKRTNPTIFFGVPTLYAAMLADPACSRENGSNRLRLCVSAGEALPEEVGKRWRERFGVDILDGVGSTELLHIFLSNRPDDVNYGTSGVAVPGYGVRLVDEEGNDVPEGEIGELIVEGESAASGYWNQREKSRTTFAGRWTWTGDKYFQDDKGYYHICGRSDDMFKVSGIWVSPYEVEAALIGHEAVVEAAVIPRADEEGLLKPMAFVIFKEGVKPDKTLFDELKEQVKAKAGPWKYPRWIEACTELPKTATGKIQRFKLRQDG from the coding sequence ATGAGCGAAGCGAGCTACAACGCAACCGTTGACTTTATCGACCGCCATGTGGGCGAGGGCCGCGGCGACAAGACCGCGGTCATCGACGATGCCGGTGAGTACAGCTATGCGCAGCTCGCGGAGCGGGCGAACCGCGGCGCCAATCTGGCGACCGGTCTGGGGCTCGACCGCGAGGCGCGCGTGGCGCTGTTGATGCTCGATGCGGTCGACTGGCTTGCCCTGTTCTGGGGTAGCATCAAGGCCGGAATCATCCCGGTCTGCCTGAACACGCTGCTGACCACCGAGCAGTACCGCTATATCCTCCAAGACTGCCGCGCCAAGGCGCTGTTCGTCTCCGCCGCCCTGCTGCCCAAGGTCGAGCCGATCCTCGATGAGTTGCCGGCGCTGGAGCATATCGTCGTCCACGGCGGCGATGCCGGCGGCCACCTCGCCCTCGACGCGCTGATGGGCGACGCCGCGGCCGACTTCGAAGCCGTCGCCACCGACCCCGACGAGACCGCCTTCTGGCTCTATTCCTCGGGCTCCACCGGCATGCCCAAGGGGACCATGCACCGCCAGACCAGCATGCGCTACACCGCCGACACCTACGGCACCCAGGTGCTCGGCATCCGCACCGGCGATACCGTTTTTTCCGCCGCCAAGCTGTTCTTCGCTTACGGCCTCGGCAACTCCATGACCTTTCCCTTGAGCGTCGGCGCGACCCTCGTGCTGATGGCCGAGCGGCCGACGCCGGCTGCCGTCATGAATGTGCTCAAGCGCACCAACCCGACCATCTTCTTCGGCGTGCCGACGCTCTATGCCGCGATGCTGGCCGATCCCGCCTGCTCGCGGGAAAACGGATCGAACAGGCTTAGGCTCTGCGTCTCCGCCGGCGAGGCGCTGCCCGAGGAAGTGGGAAAACGTTGGCGCGAGCGCTTCGGCGTCGACATCCTCGACGGCGTCGGCTCGACCGAGTTGCTGCACATCTTCCTGTCGAACCGCCCCGATGACGTCAATTACGGCACCTCCGGAGTGGCCGTGCCGGGTTACGGGGTGCGACTCGTCGACGAGGAGGGCAACGACGTTCCCGAGGGCGAGATCGGCGAGCTCATCGTCGAGGGCGAATCGGCGGCCAGCGGCTATTGGAACCAGCGCGAGAAGTCGCGCACCACCTTCGCCGGCCGCTGGACCTGGACCGGCGACAAATATTTCCAGGACGACAAGGGCTATTACCACATCTGCGGCCGCTCCGACGACATGTTCAAGGTTTCCGGCATCTGGGTCTCGCCCTACGAAGTGGAGGCCGCGCTGATCGGCCATGAGGCGGTGGTCGAGGCCGCAGTCATTCCGCGCGCGGACGAGGAAGGCCTCTTGAAACCGATGGCCTTTGTCATTTTCAAGGAGGGCGTGAAGCCCGACAAGACGCTGTTTGACGAACTCAAGGAGCAGGTCAAGGCCAAGGCCGGCCCGTGGAAATATCCGCGCTGGATCGAGGCCTGCACGGAGCTGCCGAAGACCGCGACCGGCAAGATCCAGCGCTTCAAGCTGCGCCAGGACGGTTGA
- a CDS encoding ABC transporter ATP-binding protein — MLELREVESFYGVSQVLFKMALKVEPGEVVTLVGRNGMGKTTTLKSIMGIVQPRAGHIFFQGEDISRHPSFKIAQRGLALVPEGRQVFPNLTAFENLHATAANRRNRANPWTLERVFAMFPLLAQRRSSMGNLLSGGEQQMLAIGRALMTNPELLILDEATEGLAPLIRHEIWACLKRLKDEGQAILVVDKNIADLCRIADRHYIIEKGAVVWRGTSKELIARPELHARYLGV; from the coding sequence ATGCTCGAGCTGCGCGAGGTCGAATCCTTCTATGGCGTCAGCCAGGTGCTGTTCAAGATGGCGCTCAAGGTCGAGCCCGGCGAGGTGGTGACGCTGGTCGGCCGTAACGGCATGGGCAAGACGACGACGCTGAAATCGATCATGGGCATCGTGCAGCCGCGCGCAGGCCACATTTTTTTCCAGGGCGAGGACATCAGCCGGCATCCCTCCTTCAAGATCGCCCAGCGCGGGCTTGCCCTGGTTCCCGAGGGCCGCCAGGTGTTCCCCAACCTGACCGCCTTCGAGAACCTCCATGCCACCGCCGCCAACCGCCGCAACCGCGCCAATCCGTGGACCCTAGAAAGGGTCTTCGCGATGTTCCCGCTTCTCGCCCAGCGGCGCTCCTCGATGGGCAACCTCCTGTCGGGCGGCGAGCAGCAGATGCTGGCCATCGGTCGCGCCCTGATGACCAATCCCGAGCTCTTGATCCTCGACGAGGCGACCGAGGGCCTGGCGCCGTTGATCCGCCACGAGATCTGGGCGTGTCTCAAGCGGCTCAAGGACGAGGGCCAGGCGATCCTCGTCGTCGACAAGAACATCGCCGATTTGTGCCGCATCGCCGACCGGCATTACATTATCGAGAAGGGCGCGGTGGTCTGGCGGGGCACGTCGAAGGAGCTGATCGCCCGGCCGGAGCTGCATGCGCGCTATCTCGGCGTATAG
- a CDS encoding ABC transporter ATP-binding protein — protein MADIVLECVGLTKHFGGIAATDAVSLDVRAGEIHAVIGPNGAGKTTLISQLSGETVSEEGRIRFLGQDITRLPAHRRSILGLARSFQITSIFLDMPVITNVALAVQAHRGHSFRFWRPASSDPELTVPAEAVLAATGLAGRRGTPARALSHGEQRQLEIAMALATEPTLLLLDEPMAGMGPEESGRMVETLKKFKGDKAILLIEHDMDAVFALADRITVLVYGRVIASGSVAEIRANEDVKRAYLGEETA, from the coding sequence ATGGCTGACATCGTCCTTGAATGCGTCGGCCTGACCAAGCATTTCGGCGGCATCGCCGCGACCGACGCCGTGTCGCTCGACGTTCGGGCCGGCGAGATCCATGCGGTGATCGGCCCCAACGGCGCCGGCAAGACGACCCTGATCTCGCAGCTTTCCGGCGAGACGGTCTCGGAGGAGGGACGGATCCGCTTTCTCGGCCAGGACATTACCCGCCTGCCGGCCCACCGGCGCTCGATTCTGGGTCTCGCGCGCTCGTTTCAGATCACCTCGATCTTTCTCGACATGCCGGTGATCACCAATGTCGCCCTGGCGGTGCAGGCCCATCGCGGCCATTCCTTCCGGTTCTGGCGGCCGGCCTCCAGCGATCCCGAGCTGACCGTTCCGGCGGAAGCCGTACTCGCCGCCACCGGCCTTGCCGGGCGCCGCGGCACGCCGGCGCGCGCGCTTTCCCACGGCGAGCAGCGCCAGCTCGAAATCGCCATGGCGCTGGCCACCGAGCCGACGCTGCTCCTGCTCGACGAACCGATGGCCGGCATGGGGCCCGAGGAGAGCGGGCGGATGGTCGAGACGCTGAAGAAGTTCAAGGGCGACAAGGCCATACTGCTGATCGAGCACGACATGGATGCGGTCTTCGCCCTCGCCGATCGCATCACTGTGCTGGTCTATGGCCGGGTCATCGCCTCGGGAAGCGTCGCGGAAATCCGCGCCAACGAGGACGTCAAGCGCGCCTATCTCGGCGAGGAGACGGCCTGA
- a CDS encoding branched-chain amino acid ABC transporter permease, with amino-acid sequence MGDAARQETKPEVAAGVPGFLAAARGTARWGAKEWMAVAVLLLFAAVPFSGEIFYVSLFTRLMVLAIAAVSLNLILGYGGMISLGHAAFIGIGAYSVGIPAYYDIYNGWLHLALAAVFSGLFALVTGAISLRTKGVHFIMITMAFSQMAFFAAISIEEYGGDDGLVISSRSVFAPFGDVENNVTLYYVTLVALAASVFIVWRIVNSRFGMVIRGARANEQRMRTIGYNTYVYQLVCYVLAGVMCGIAGALMANFTDFISPDLTHWFRSGELMFMVILGGSGTIFGPVFGTTIYLLLEEYLSRLWIFWQLPFGILLILVVLYARGGLAGLLTWRRRGDG; translated from the coding sequence GTGGGAGACGCCGCGCGCCAGGAAACCAAGCCCGAAGTGGCGGCTGGCGTGCCGGGCTTTCTCGCCGCGGCGCGGGGAACCGCACGCTGGGGCGCGAAGGAATGGATGGCCGTCGCGGTGCTGCTTCTCTTCGCGGCCGTGCCGTTTTCCGGCGAGATTTTCTATGTCAGCCTGTTCACCCGGTTGATGGTGCTGGCGATCGCCGCCGTCAGCCTCAACCTGATCCTCGGCTATGGCGGCATGATTTCCCTTGGCCACGCCGCCTTCATCGGGATCGGCGCCTATTCCGTCGGCATTCCCGCCTACTACGACATCTACAATGGCTGGCTCCACCTCGCGCTCGCGGCGGTCTTTTCCGGTCTGTTCGCGCTCGTGACCGGGGCCATATCGCTGCGCACCAAGGGCGTCCATTTCATCATGATCACCATGGCCTTCTCGCAGATGGCCTTTTTCGCCGCCATCTCGATCGAGGAATATGGCGGCGACGACGGGCTGGTGATCAGTTCGCGCAGCGTGTTTGCGCCCTTTGGCGACGTGGAGAACAACGTCACCCTCTACTACGTCACGCTGGTGGCGCTCGCAGCGAGCGTGTTTATCGTCTGGCGGATCGTCAATTCGCGCTTCGGCATGGTCATCCGCGGCGCCAGGGCCAACGAGCAGCGGATGCGCACGATCGGCTACAACACCTATGTCTATCAGCTCGTCTGCTATGTCCTGGCAGGCGTCATGTGCGGCATCGCAGGCGCGTTGATGGCCAATTTTACCGACTTCATCAGCCCCGACCTGACGCACTGGTTCCGCTCCGGCGAGCTGATGTTCATGGTCATTCTCGGCGGCAGCGGCACCATCTTCGGGCCGGTCTTCGGCACCACCATCTATCTCCTGCTCGAGGAATACCTCTCCCGCCTTTGGATATTCTGGCAGTTGCCGTTCGGCATCCTGCTGATCCTGGTCGTGCTCTATGCCCGCGGTGGTCTTGCAGGCTTGCTCACCTGGAGGAGGCGCGGCGATGGCTGA
- a CDS encoding branched-chain amino acid ABC transporter permease, with translation MFLIQLLNGLQLGVLLFLVASGLTLVFGIMDFLNLAHGSLYMAGAFFCATFTALTGSFLLGVVLAIPAVALVGLAMELVIARRLYSRGHLDQVLATFGLILIFDTLAHMIWGAQGRSVTLPQWLRGQVVFGGDFGLPSYRVLIVVVGLVVAVLLYWIVNNTKLGMLIRAGASNRTMVSALGVDIRTLFTLVFAIGAVFAGLAGMMVAPITEASIGMGNGIIILAFVVIVIGGLGSVKGAFVAAMLVGIIDTLGRSYLDDAFKFVMTPQNAETSAPAVAAMLIYILMAVILTIRPQGLFPPKVR, from the coding sequence CTGTTCCTTATCCAGCTCCTGAACGGATTGCAGCTCGGCGTCCTTCTGTTCCTGGTGGCGTCGGGCTTGACGCTCGTATTCGGGATCATGGATTTTCTCAACCTGGCCCACGGCTCGCTCTACATGGCCGGTGCCTTCTTCTGCGCCACATTCACCGCCCTCACCGGATCTTTCTTGCTCGGCGTGGTGCTGGCCATTCCCGCGGTCGCTCTCGTCGGGCTGGCGATGGAGCTTGTCATCGCCCGCCGCCTCTATTCCCGCGGCCATCTCGACCAGGTGCTGGCGACGTTCGGTCTGATCCTGATCTTCGATACGCTTGCCCACATGATCTGGGGGGCGCAGGGCCGCTCGGTGACCCTGCCGCAGTGGCTTCGCGGCCAAGTCGTCTTCGGCGGCGATTTCGGTCTGCCCAGCTACCGTGTGCTGATCGTCGTCGTCGGCCTCGTCGTTGCCGTGCTGCTCTATTGGATCGTCAACAACACCAAGCTCGGCATGCTGATCCGCGCCGGCGCGTCGAACCGCACCATGGTCAGCGCGCTCGGCGTCGACATCCGCACTCTGTTCACCCTGGTCTTCGCCATCGGCGCGGTGTTCGCGGGCCTTGCCGGCATGATGGTAGCCCCGATCACCGAGGCGTCGATCGGCATGGGCAACGGTATCATCATCCTGGCCTTCGTGGTGATCGTGATCGGCGGCCTGGGCTCGGTCAAGGGGGCCTTCGTCGCCGCCATGCTGGTTGGCATCATCGACACGCTGGGCCGCTCCTACCTCGATGATGCGTTCAAGTTCGTCATGACCCCGCAGAACGCGGAGACCTCCGCGCCGGCGGTCGCGGCCATGCTCATCTACATCCTCATGGCGGTGATCCTGACCATCCGGCCGCAGGGCCTGTTCCCGCCCAAGGTGCGGTGA
- a CDS encoding ABC transporter substrate-binding protein has translation MLRTIAIGLAATTMLVSSALAADKIKIGFVTTLTTPAGVIGEDMKRSVDLAVEHIGGKMGNLDVEIIYEDDAVNPATGKQKTDKLVQQDNVDIVAGHIWSHVLLASKKSVLDAGKFLISSNAGPHQLAGAECDKNFFSTSWQNDQTPEALGEVLNKAGIKKVYLMSPNYAAGKDMVSGVERTFKGEVVGKDLTKWGADMQLDFSAELAKVKSSGAEALWVFYPGPAGPAIAKQYEQAGLQGKVPLYSVYTFDSLSLPRLQAAGLKGVLGSRMTLFWSPDLDNEQNKKFVSAFKAKYGSYPSHYGAQSYDTIFLIKSAVEAVNGDLTNMDGMRAAMEKADFPSVRGKFTYNKNHLPIQNFYEREVVVDADGNWTTKIVGTVFENRADSYVGECKM, from the coding sequence ATGTTGAGAACAATCGCAATCGGCTTGGCCGCGACGACGATGCTCGTCTCTTCGGCGCTGGCCGCGGACAAGATCAAGATCGGCTTCGTGACGACCTTGACGACGCCGGCGGGTGTCATCGGCGAAGACATGAAAAGGTCCGTGGATCTCGCCGTCGAACATATCGGCGGCAAGATGGGCAATCTCGACGTCGAGATCATCTATGAGGACGACGCGGTCAATCCGGCGACCGGCAAGCAAAAGACCGACAAGCTGGTGCAGCAGGACAATGTCGATATCGTCGCCGGCCATATCTGGTCGCACGTGCTGCTCGCCTCGAAGAAGTCGGTGCTCGATGCCGGCAAGTTCCTGATCTCGTCGAACGCTGGCCCGCACCAGCTCGCCGGCGCGGAGTGCGACAAGAACTTCTTCTCCACCTCGTGGCAGAACGACCAGACGCCGGAGGCGCTGGGCGAGGTGCTCAACAAGGCCGGCATCAAGAAGGTCTATCTGATGTCGCCCAACTATGCCGCCGGCAAGGACATGGTCTCCGGCGTCGAGCGCACCTTCAAGGGCGAGGTCGTCGGCAAGGACCTCACCAAGTGGGGCGCCGACATGCAGCTCGACTTCTCCGCCGAGCTGGCCAAGGTGAAGTCGTCGGGCGCCGAAGCGCTGTGGGTCTTCTATCCGGGCCCCGCGGGTCCCGCGATCGCCAAGCAATATGAGCAGGCCGGCCTGCAGGGCAAGGTTCCGCTCTATTCGGTCTACACCTTCGATTCGCTCTCGCTGCCGCGCCTACAGGCGGCGGGCCTCAAGGGCGTTCTCGGCTCGCGCATGACGCTGTTCTGGTCGCCCGACCTGGATAATGAGCAGAACAAGAAGTTCGTTTCCGCGTTCAAGGCCAAGTACGGCTCCTATCCCTCCCACTACGGGGCGCAGTCCTACGACACGATCTTCCTGATCAAGAGCGCGGTCGAGGCGGTCAACGGCGATCTGACCAATATGGACGGCATGCGCGCGGCGATGGAGAAGGCCGACTTCCCGTCGGTGCGCGGCAAGTTCACCTATAACAAGAACCACTTGCCGATCCAGAACTTCTACGAACGCGAGGTGGTGGTGGACGCCGACGGCAATTGGACGACCAAGATCGTCGGCACGGTCTTTGAGAACCGCGCGGATTCCTACGTCGGCGAATGCAAGATGTGA
- a CDS encoding CidA/LrgA family protein, which yields MLQAITFLLLCQLAGEALVRLMDLAVPGPVIGMVLLFAGLWLRGSAPAALSDTAGGILKNLSLLFVPAAVGIIQHAGRIRAEWLAIAVALIVSTLLTMAVAAAAFRLTARLIGGDAEQEHTPPAEPGL from the coding sequence ATGCTGCAAGCGATCACTTTTCTGCTTCTGTGCCAGCTCGCCGGAGAGGCATTGGTGCGGCTCATGGATCTCGCGGTCCCCGGCCCCGTCATCGGCATGGTGCTGCTGTTCGCAGGCTTGTGGCTCAGGGGCAGCGCGCCGGCGGCGCTGTCCGACACTGCCGGCGGCATCCTGAAGAACCTGTCGCTGCTGTTCGTTCCCGCCGCCGTCGGCATCATCCAGCATGCAGGCCGCATCCGCGCCGAGTGGCTGGCGATCGCGGTGGCGCTGATCGTCTCGACGTTATTGACCATGGCCGTCGCGGCGGCGGCCTTCCGCCTGACCGCGCGGCTCATCGGCGGCGATGCGGAGCAAGAGCATACGCCGCCGGCGGAGCCCGGGCTGTGA